Genomic window (Sediminispirochaeta smaragdinae DSM 11293):
ACTGCGTGCGTATCGGCACCTCCCTTAAGTGAAGCTAACAGTCGTTTTGAAGCAGAAACCGGTACAACAATCTTGTACTCACTTCGAGGACTATATTCGACTGCGGGCAGATATTGAGCCAATTCTACTCCCATATCTGCTAACACTAAAGATAGTATAGCGATAAATACTTAATACAGCAACATTTACGTATGGGCCCAGCAGGACTTGAACCTGCGACCCTCTGATTATGAGTCAGATGCTCTAACCAACTGAGCTATAGGCCCGAAGTGAGGCTTATCATAGCCTTCTCTTTTGCAGGCTGTCAAGAGATGATACGAGATGACATTGACGATTGACCAATCAGGAACTACACTAAGAGAAGTAGGAAATCCTGCGCATAGTTACGTATGAAAAACCTTAATCAGAAAAACTGTGGATCTGTTTGTTCACGGGCGGATTTTTTTGCTTCGCTTGCGGTACGATATCTTCAATTTCCCTTAGGGGAGATCGACTATCAACAAGTAGGTCATGATCTTGTCTCTCTTTCAGGTGCTCAATCTGTCTTCCTCAATCTCTATGTGGCAGATAAACATTGTATTGAAACCAAGGCCTTCGCTTCCTCCCTTACAGGGGGTGCGGTGCCTTCTTGCGGCCCCTCTTTTGTCGGCCGATCTTGGCCTATGGATGATGCGGTTGGCAAGACTTTTCGAAGCTCCGAACTCACCTCTATTAATGCCGAAACCGGTGGAGGGCTGGATACCATGGTTCATAGTCTGTTTTCCCGTTTCGGGGAAGTCGGATTATGGGCTCTCGGCCTGCTCCATGATGGACGGTTTTTGGGAAATTTCTTCATGGTGTTTGAGAAAGAGGAGCAGAAGCCGGATCGAAAGGGTATCGACGCCTTTACCGAGATTGTGGTTCGACTGCTGCTGCGAAAAGAGAAGGAGCGGCAATTGCAGCAGAACCTTACGGAGAAAGATCTGATCCTCAGGGAATCCCATCATCGCATTAAGAATAATCTTTCACTTATATCCAGCCTTGTCGCCTTGCAGGGGGAGCTCCTTTCTCCTGAGCTTGCCAGCTTGCTGTATCCGATAATCAGCAGAATCAATGCCATTGTATTGATCCACGAGCAGCTCCACGAGGCAGGTAGCGATGGAAAGCAGGTTCGTTTTGAAACATATGTGAGACGTCTGGTGGGAGAACTTGCCGATTCTTTTCGTTCCGACGACTCCGGAATAACGCTGTCAATTCTTCGTGCCGATCATGCCTTTTTTGAGGACGGGACCGCTATTCCCCTTGGCATTATTTTGACTGAGCTGGTAATGAATTCCTTTAAACACGCCTTTAAGGGCTTGCCTGGAGGACGAATAGATGTTTCTTTTATGTGTGAAGACCAGACCGCCCAATTGATTGTACAAGACGACGGTAGGGGCATGGTCA
Coding sequences:
- a CDS encoding sensor histidine kinase translates to MKNLNQKNCGSVCSRADFFASLAVRYLQFPLGEIDYQQVGHDLVSLSGAQSVFLNLYVADKHCIETKAFASSLTGGAVPSCGPSFVGRSWPMDDAVGKTFRSSELTSINAETGGGLDTMVHSLFSRFGEVGLWALGLLHDGRFLGNFFMVFEKEEQKPDRKGIDAFTEIVVRLLLRKEKERQLQQNLTEKDLILRESHHRIKNNLSLISSLVALQGELLSPELASLLYPIISRINAIVLIHEQLHEAGSDGKQVRFETYVRRLVGELADSFRSDDSGITLSILRADHAFFEDGTAIPLGIILTELVMNSFKHAFKGLPGGRIDVSFMCEDQTAQLIVQDDGRGMVSSDIPKQNSAGASLGLVLVESLTAQLQGHWEQSIGENGRGLKNTVAFPLP